One part of the Anaeromyxobacter sp. Fw109-5 genome encodes these proteins:
- a CDS encoding DUF3108 domain-containing protein has protein sequence MASIAAALAALSLAGVASPESFAPGEEALFEVRYLNVVAGEARIAVGRPEGSIWPVFFQARTRGVAGLVDVREHLVSYWDVKSRLPRGSELRAFEAGDLHVDRSRFDRQRGKATWVRERKGRRSERTFDVPEGAHELTSAFLWLRLQPLAPGDRHELPILSGRRQFSLVAEVRGREEVETPAGRFPCVRVDVQLPIAGRMSTRGAVALWLTDDPRHVLVRLEAPFSVGEVVGVLTRYSPGTVIHGARRSGGQPPRAVAGRSSERASQRRPVASWSAPASASTD, from the coding sequence ATGGCAAGCATCGCCGCCGCGCTCGCGGCGCTCTCGCTCGCAGGCGTGGCGAGCCCGGAGTCGTTCGCCCCCGGCGAGGAGGCGCTGTTCGAGGTCCGCTACCTGAACGTCGTCGCGGGCGAGGCGCGCATCGCGGTGGGTCGGCCGGAGGGGAGCATCTGGCCGGTCTTCTTCCAGGCGCGCACCCGCGGCGTCGCCGGGCTCGTCGACGTCCGCGAGCACCTGGTCTCGTACTGGGACGTGAAGTCCCGCCTCCCCCGCGGCTCGGAGCTGCGTGCGTTCGAGGCGGGCGACCTGCACGTGGACCGGTCGCGGTTCGATCGACAGCGCGGCAAGGCGACGTGGGTCCGCGAGCGGAAGGGACGGCGCTCGGAGCGGACGTTCGACGTGCCGGAGGGCGCGCACGAGCTGACGAGCGCGTTTCTGTGGCTGCGGCTGCAGCCGCTCGCCCCGGGTGACCGCCACGAGCTCCCCATCCTGTCGGGCCGCCGCCAGTTCTCCCTCGTCGCGGAGGTCCGCGGCCGCGAGGAGGTCGAGACGCCGGCGGGGAGGTTCCCCTGCGTGCGCGTGGACGTGCAGCTGCCCATCGCCGGCCGCATGTCCACGCGGGGGGCCGTCGCGCTGTGGCTCACCGACGATCCCCGCCACGTGCTCGTCCGCCTCGAGGCGCCGTTCTCCGTGGGCGAGGTCGTCGGCGTGCTGACGCGCTACTCCCCCGGGACCGTCATCCACGGTGCCCGGCGGAGCGGCGGTCAGCCGCCGCGCGCCGTCGCGGGGCGCTCGAGCGAGCGCGCATCGCAGAGGCGGCCGGTGGCGAGCTGGAGCGCACCGGCGAGCGCCTCCACCGACTGA
- a CDS encoding 2-oxoacid:acceptor oxidoreductase family protein gives MSVFYERFERHDHGEGLKGRSTHYCPGCGHGLVHRYLADAIDELGIQDRTIAISPVGCSVFLYYYLDVGNTQAPHGRAPAVAIGHKLANPNSVVVSYQGDGDLASIGLAEIVHAAQLGLPLSVVFVNNAIYGMTGGQIAPTTLLGQKTTTSPEGRDASMGKPLKMAELIAQLDGPVYVERVALFDAKQRVRAAKAVKKALQLQAENKGFSFVEVLAECPTHLRLSPAEAERWVREQMVPVFPLGVKKDVAATASWGAWRSPTYDADALLDAIDARGAAVPRFASGFPATPFGGDELGLKFAGAGGDGAQTAAMVMVHAAVNEGLDATHIPSYGPESRGGTSYADVKIAGTQVLSPDVPAPHALVAFNAPSLAKFGPAVAPAGIALYDRSVIRESPALPAGVRALGVPLSEIAAALGHPLVKNVVALGALQGATGLFPPETFLAVIRQALQKRAALAAVNAEAFERGMRAVERGWGMARR, from the coding sequence GTGAGCGTGTTCTACGAGCGGTTCGAGCGGCACGACCACGGAGAGGGGCTGAAGGGCCGCAGCACGCACTACTGCCCGGGCTGCGGCCACGGGCTCGTGCACCGCTACCTCGCCGACGCCATCGACGAGCTCGGCATCCAGGACCGGACCATCGCGATCTCCCCGGTCGGCTGCAGCGTCTTCCTCTATTACTACCTCGACGTGGGGAACACGCAGGCGCCGCACGGCCGCGCGCCCGCCGTCGCCATCGGCCACAAGCTCGCGAACCCGAACAGCGTGGTGGTGAGCTACCAGGGCGACGGCGACCTCGCCTCCATCGGGCTCGCCGAGATCGTCCACGCCGCGCAGCTCGGCCTGCCGCTCTCCGTCGTCTTCGTGAACAACGCCATCTACGGCATGACCGGCGGGCAGATCGCGCCCACCACGCTCCTCGGCCAGAAGACCACCACCTCGCCCGAGGGGCGCGACGCCAGCATGGGCAAGCCGCTCAAGATGGCGGAGCTCATCGCCCAGCTGGACGGCCCGGTGTACGTGGAGCGCGTCGCCCTCTTCGACGCGAAGCAGCGGGTCCGCGCCGCGAAGGCGGTGAAGAAGGCGCTCCAGCTCCAGGCGGAGAACAAGGGCTTCTCCTTCGTGGAGGTGCTCGCCGAGTGCCCGACGCACCTGCGCCTCTCGCCGGCGGAGGCGGAGAGGTGGGTGAGGGAGCAGATGGTCCCGGTGTTCCCGCTCGGGGTGAAGAAGGACGTCGCCGCGACGGCGAGCTGGGGTGCCTGGCGCTCGCCCACGTACGATGCCGACGCGCTCCTCGACGCCATCGACGCGCGCGGGGCCGCCGTCCCCCGCTTCGCGTCCGGCTTCCCCGCCACGCCGTTCGGCGGCGACGAGCTCGGGCTCAAGTTCGCGGGCGCGGGGGGCGACGGCGCCCAGACGGCCGCCATGGTGATGGTCCACGCGGCGGTGAACGAGGGGCTCGACGCGACGCACATCCCGAGCTACGGGCCGGAGTCCCGCGGCGGCACCTCCTACGCCGACGTGAAGATCGCCGGCACGCAGGTGCTCTCCCCCGACGTCCCGGCGCCGCACGCGCTCGTCGCCTTCAACGCGCCCAGCCTCGCGAAGTTCGGCCCCGCCGTCGCGCCGGCCGGCATCGCGCTCTACGACCGCTCCGTCATCCGCGAGTCCCCCGCGCTGCCCGCGGGCGTCCGCGCGCTGGGCGTACCGCTCTCCGAGATCGCCGCCGCGCTGGGTCACCCGCTCGTGAAGAACGTCGTGGCGCTGGGCGCCCTTCAGGGCGCGACCGGGCTCTTCCCCCCCGAGACGTTCCTCGCCGTCATCCGCCAGGCGCTCCAGAAGCGCGCCGCGCTCGCCGCCGTGAACGCCGAGGCGTTCGAGCGCGGGATGCGGGCGGTGGAGCGGGGGTGGGGGATGGCGCGGCGCTGA
- a CDS encoding ribose-phosphate pyrophosphokinase: MTSIVLSGSAHPELTREVAERLGLTSAERVVERFPDGELRVVVKEPVRGAEVYLVQPLSPPADAHLLELVFLADACRRAGARSVTAVVPYLAWARQDRRRVEGEPHGARLAADLISARADRVVSVDVHGPAAEGFFSVPLDHLTAAPALAAAIARSVPRDAVVVGPDLGAARRAALFGRLLGLPSAIVHKARLSAREVEVRGVAGEVAGRAPILVDDMISTGATIEAAVRTLLAAGCRPEIVVAATHPLFTESAPERLARLPIARIVVTDALPVPRAPGLELEVVPLATLLAEAIARLREQRPLGELLSTT, encoded by the coding sequence ATGACCTCGATCGTGCTGAGCGGGAGCGCCCACCCCGAGCTCACCCGCGAGGTCGCGGAGCGGCTCGGCCTCACGTCCGCCGAGCGCGTCGTCGAGCGCTTCCCGGACGGAGAGCTGCGCGTCGTCGTGAAGGAGCCGGTGCGCGGCGCCGAGGTCTACCTCGTGCAGCCGCTGTCGCCGCCCGCGGACGCCCACCTCCTCGAGCTCGTCTTCCTCGCCGACGCGTGCCGGCGCGCGGGAGCACGGAGCGTGACGGCCGTGGTGCCGTACCTCGCCTGGGCGCGGCAGGACCGGCGGCGCGTCGAGGGCGAGCCGCACGGCGCGCGGCTCGCGGCCGACCTGATCTCGGCGCGCGCCGACCGGGTGGTCTCGGTGGACGTGCACGGGCCGGCGGCGGAGGGCTTCTTCTCGGTGCCGCTCGATCACCTCACCGCGGCGCCGGCGCTCGCCGCGGCGATCGCGCGCTCGGTGCCGCGGGACGCGGTGGTGGTGGGCCCCGATCTCGGGGCGGCGCGGCGCGCCGCGCTCTTCGGCCGGCTCCTCGGCCTCCCCTCCGCGATCGTGCACAAGGCCCGGCTCTCCGCCCGCGAGGTCGAGGTCCGCGGCGTCGCGGGCGAGGTCGCCGGGCGCGCGCCCATCCTGGTGGACGACATGATCAGCACGGGCGCGACGATCGAGGCCGCGGTGCGGACCCTGCTCGCGGCGGGGTGCCGCCCGGAGATCGTGGTCGCCGCGACGCACCCGCTCTTCACGGAGAGCGCACCGGAGCGGCTCGCGCGGCTCCCCATCGCCCGCATCGTGGTCACCGACGCGCTCCCCGTCCCTCGCGCCCCAGGGCTCGAGCTCGAGGTGGTCCCGCTCGCGACCCTCCTCGCGGAGGCGATCGCGCGGCTCCGCGAGCAGCGGCCGCTCGGGGAGCTGCTTTCGACTACCTGA
- a CDS encoding LuxR C-terminal-related transcriptional regulator, with translation MPHIEIDTLTPIAAKYMDGKSLTPAERAEVLRIAQGFACKDSAAAANVSPETIRARRKRIYRKVHVAGAAEIISGLLSISLQMLASGEKVEQRTVAPSQSETDAAPMVAAL, from the coding sequence ATGCCTCACATCGAGATCGACACTCTCACCCCGATCGCGGCCAAGTACATGGACGGCAAGAGCCTGACGCCGGCGGAGCGCGCCGAGGTGCTCCGGATCGCCCAGGGGTTCGCGTGCAAGGACTCGGCGGCCGCCGCCAACGTCTCCCCGGAGACGATCCGGGCGCGCCGCAAGCGCATCTACCGGAAGGTGCACGTCGCGGGCGCCGCCGAGATCATCTCCGGCCTGCTCTCGATCTCCCTGCAGATGCTCGCGTCCGGCGAGAAGGTGGAGCAGCGCACGGTCGCTCCGTCGCAGTCCGAGACGGACGCGGCGCCGATGGTCGCGGCGCTGTAG
- a CDS encoding bacteriohemerythrin, with protein MLKWTPALAVGIEEIDEQHQELFRRAERFVASLETADRQEIGILLSYLRMYCVTHFGAEEAWMRDVRYDGYAAHKAEHDRFVKDVLRLSDEHERRGGPGLEAMKVGSYLSRWLREHVTSTDTAFARFLLSQSA; from the coding sequence ATGCTGAAGTGGACGCCGGCCCTGGCCGTCGGCATCGAAGAGATCGACGAGCAGCACCAGGAGCTGTTCCGGCGCGCCGAGCGATTCGTGGCGAGCCTCGAGACGGCGGACCGTCAGGAGATCGGGATCCTGCTCTCCTACCTGCGCATGTACTGCGTCACGCACTTCGGCGCCGAGGAGGCCTGGATGCGCGACGTCCGCTACGACGGCTACGCCGCGCACAAGGCCGAGCACGACCGCTTCGTGAAGGACGTCCTCCGGCTCTCCGACGAGCACGAGCGGCGAGGCGGCCCGGGCCTCGAGGCGATGAAGGTCGGCTCCTATCTCTCGCGCTGGCTGCGGGAGCACGTGACGAGCACCGACACCGCCTTCGCGCGCTTCCTGCTGTCCCAGAGCGCCTGA
- a CDS encoding cold-shock protein: MATGTVKWFNDAKGFGFITQDGGGEDVFCHHTAIQTQGFRTLAEGQKVEFDVQRGPKGLQAANVRPL, encoded by the coding sequence ATGGCGACTGGTACCGTGAAGTGGTTCAACGACGCGAAGGGTTTCGGGTTCATCACGCAGGACGGCGGTGGCGAGGACGTGTTCTGCCACCACACCGCCATCCAGACGCAGGGCTTCCGCACCCTGGCCGAGGGCCAGAAGGTGGAGTTCGACGTTCAGCGCGGCCCGAAGGGCCTCCAGGCGGCGAACGTCCGCCCGCTGTAA
- a CDS encoding sigma-54-dependent Fis family transcriptional regulator, whose protein sequence is MQAAPESTRDVAFAAVNAAFGSLGRICMALDSQFRIRHASERMESLLGAGAAGRIAGAPVETVLGTELFGTDGPLRQALLAGERREGWRAYLQCERGPRLLSVTAAPLEHDPHGVCDPSAAYLVVLRPADDESPDVCAPVAGFGVMCRSQAMTRVFRLIETLQHSESTVLVTGESGTGKEVMARIIHAHSPRRNGPFVAVNAAALPAELLESELFGHVRGAFTGAIRDRLGRFEAAEGGTLFLDEVGDLPLPVQVKLLRVLQEHTYERVGDDAERRTSARIIAATHRDLRRAVAAGTFREDLYYRLRVFPVELPPLRARREDIEPIARVLLGRVGARTARALRFSPDALRVLLSYDWPGNVRELENALEYAATVCQGQTLQPEDLPPEIVAGAPHREPLAAPLAAGSSTPAQLAAAAARRASPHDERASLQAALDAHRWNRADTAKALGLSRSTLWRRMRALGLLEPAEGAQAAG, encoded by the coding sequence ATGCAAGCCGCTCCCGAGAGCACCCGTGACGTCGCCTTCGCCGCCGTGAACGCCGCGTTCGGCTCGCTCGGCCGCATCTGCATGGCGCTCGACTCCCAGTTCCGGATCCGCCACGCCTCGGAGCGCATGGAGTCGCTGCTCGGCGCGGGGGCCGCGGGGCGCATCGCGGGCGCGCCCGTCGAGACGGTGCTCGGGACGGAGCTGTTCGGGACGGACGGGCCGCTCCGCCAGGCGCTCCTCGCGGGAGAGCGGCGGGAGGGCTGGCGCGCCTACCTCCAGTGCGAGCGCGGCCCGCGCCTGCTCTCGGTCACGGCCGCCCCCCTCGAGCACGATCCTCACGGCGTCTGCGATCCCTCCGCCGCCTACCTGGTCGTCCTCCGCCCCGCGGACGACGAGTCCCCGGACGTCTGCGCGCCCGTCGCCGGGTTCGGCGTCATGTGCCGCTCGCAGGCGATGACGCGGGTGTTCCGGCTCATCGAGACCCTGCAGCACAGCGAGTCGACCGTGCTCGTCACCGGCGAGAGCGGGACCGGCAAGGAGGTGATGGCGCGCATCATCCACGCGCACTCGCCGCGCCGGAACGGCCCGTTCGTCGCCGTGAACGCGGCGGCGCTGCCCGCCGAGCTGCTCGAGAGCGAGCTCTTCGGCCACGTGCGCGGCGCGTTCACGGGCGCCATCCGCGACCGCCTCGGCCGCTTCGAGGCGGCCGAGGGCGGGACGCTCTTCCTCGACGAGGTGGGCGACCTGCCCTTGCCGGTGCAGGTGAAGCTGCTGCGCGTCCTCCAGGAGCACACCTACGAGCGCGTCGGCGACGACGCCGAGCGGCGCACCAGCGCGCGCATCATCGCCGCCACGCACCGCGATCTGCGCCGGGCCGTCGCGGCCGGGACCTTCCGCGAGGACCTCTACTACCGCCTGCGCGTCTTCCCGGTGGAGCTCCCGCCGCTGCGGGCGCGGCGCGAGGACATCGAGCCCATCGCGCGGGTCCTCCTCGGGCGCGTGGGCGCGCGAACGGCGCGCGCGCTCCGCTTCTCGCCCGACGCGCTCCGCGTCCTCCTGTCCTACGACTGGCCCGGCAACGTGCGCGAGCTCGAGAACGCCCTCGAGTACGCCGCCACGGTGTGCCAGGGGCAGACGCTCCAGCCCGAGGACCTCCCGCCGGAGATCGTCGCCGGCGCGCCGCACCGCGAGCCCCTCGCGGCGCCCCTCGCGGCGGGCTCCTCCACCCCCGCCCAGCTCGCGGCCGCCGCCGCCCGCCGCGCGAGCCCGCACGACGAGCGCGCGTCGCTGCAGGCGGCGCTCGACGCGCACCGCTGGAACCGGGCGGACACCGCCAAGGCGCTGGGCCTGTCGCGCAGCACGCTCTGGCGGCGGATGCGGGCGCTCGGGCTGCTCGAGCCGGCGGAGGGCGCGCAGGCGGCGGGCTGA
- a CDS encoding protein-L-isoaspartate(D-aspartate) O-methyltransferase: MLARSLLPALALLLAATAGGDACADRGHPSAERSTPETERRRMVEEQLAARGIRDRRVLEAMGKVPRERFVPEQWRSLAYLDEPLPIGRGQTISQPYVVAFMAQALALRGGERVLEVGSGSGYAAAVLAHLAGAVYGIELEPELHARSVETLAELGYGNVHLRRGDGFLGWPERAPFRAIVVSCAMEEIPAPLWEQLVQGGRIVYPKGPEGEVQLLVVVTKTARGPREEHLAPVRFVPMRRGG; encoded by the coding sequence GTGCTCGCCCGTTCGCTCCTGCCGGCACTCGCGCTGCTGCTCGCCGCAACCGCGGGGGGCGACGCGTGCGCGGACCGCGGGCACCCTTCGGCGGAGCGATCCACCCCCGAGACCGAGCGGCGGCGCATGGTCGAGGAGCAGCTCGCCGCCCGCGGGATCCGGGATCGCCGGGTGCTGGAGGCGATGGGGAAGGTGCCCCGGGAGCGCTTCGTCCCGGAGCAGTGGCGGTCGCTCGCCTACCTCGACGAGCCGCTCCCCATCGGCCGCGGCCAGACCATCAGCCAGCCCTACGTGGTCGCGTTCATGGCGCAGGCGCTCGCGCTGCGCGGGGGCGAACGCGTCCTGGAGGTGGGATCGGGCTCCGGCTACGCGGCGGCGGTGCTGGCGCACCTCGCCGGCGCGGTCTACGGCATCGAGCTCGAGCCGGAGCTGCACGCGCGCAGCGTCGAGACGCTCGCGGAGCTCGGCTACGGGAACGTGCACCTCCGGCGCGGCGACGGGTTCCTCGGCTGGCCCGAGCGCGCGCCGTTCCGGGCGATCGTCGTGAGCTGCGCGATGGAGGAGATCCCCGCGCCGCTCTGGGAGCAGCTCGTCCAGGGCGGCAGGATCGTCTACCCCAAGGGACCGGAGGGCGAGGTGCAGCTGCTCGTGGTCGTGACGAAGACGGCGCGCGGGCCGCGCGAGGAGCACCTCGCGCCGGTGCGGTTCGTCCCGATGCGGCGCGGCGGGTGA
- the amrS gene encoding AmmeMemoRadiSam system radical SAM enzyme: MTALHEARFYERLPGNEVHCALCPHDCHVRAGGRGACGVRFDVRGTLYTLVYDRVVSRGVDPIEKKPLFHFLPGSRAYSIATVGCNLRCSFCQNWTVSQWPKDHLPRTIDAGGGREPTELVCPQLAAAADAVVGEEVTPDELVERALASGCRSIAYTYTEPTVFYELAHDTAVLARARGLKNVFVTNGFTSEAPLREIAKVLDAANVDLKFFDPESYRRISRARLEPILDAIRLYRALGVWVEITTLVIPGVNDSDAELRRIAEFVRSVGPEVPWHVSQFYPAYKMLDRPFTPLETLERAARIGRAAGIRHVYEGNVPGADGESTRCHLCNTLLVERYGFHVLENRIAAGRCPACGTAVDGVEMSAVPAPRA, encoded by the coding sequence ATGACGGCGCTGCACGAGGCGAGATTCTACGAGCGGCTTCCCGGGAACGAGGTCCACTGCGCGCTCTGCCCGCACGACTGCCACGTGCGCGCGGGCGGGCGCGGCGCGTGCGGCGTCCGCTTCGACGTGCGGGGGACCCTCTACACGCTGGTCTACGACCGCGTGGTGTCGCGCGGGGTCGATCCCATCGAGAAGAAGCCGCTCTTCCACTTCCTGCCGGGCTCGCGCGCGTACTCGATCGCGACCGTGGGCTGCAACCTGCGCTGCTCGTTCTGCCAGAACTGGACGGTGTCGCAGTGGCCGAAGGATCACCTCCCCCGCACGATCGACGCCGGCGGAGGGCGCGAGCCGACCGAGCTCGTGTGCCCCCAGCTCGCCGCCGCGGCCGACGCGGTCGTGGGCGAGGAGGTCACCCCCGACGAGCTCGTGGAGCGCGCGTTGGCGAGCGGCTGCCGCTCCATCGCGTACACCTACACCGAGCCGACCGTCTTCTACGAGCTGGCGCACGACACGGCGGTGCTCGCACGCGCGCGGGGCCTCAAGAACGTGTTCGTGACGAACGGCTTCACGTCGGAGGCGCCGCTGCGCGAGATCGCGAAGGTGCTCGACGCCGCCAACGTCGACCTCAAGTTCTTCGACCCCGAGAGCTACCGGCGCATCAGCCGCGCGCGCCTCGAGCCGATCCTCGACGCCATCCGGCTGTACCGCGCGCTCGGCGTGTGGGTCGAGATCACCACGCTCGTCATCCCCGGCGTGAACGACTCGGACGCCGAGCTGCGGCGCATCGCGGAGTTCGTCCGCTCCGTCGGCCCCGAGGTGCCCTGGCACGTGTCGCAGTTCTACCCCGCGTACAAGATGCTCGACCGACCCTTCACGCCGCTCGAGACCCTGGAGCGGGCCGCCCGCATCGGCCGCGCCGCCGGCATCCGCCACGTGTACGAGGGGAACGTGCCGGGCGCGGACGGCGAGTCCACGCGCTGCCACCTGTGCAACACCCTGCTCGTCGAGCGCTACGGGTTCCACGTGCTCGAAAACCGCATCGCGGCCGGCCGGTGCCCGGCCTGCGGCACGGCGGTGGACGGCGTCGAGATGTCGGCGGTGCCGGCGCCGCGTGCCTGA
- a CDS encoding ferritin-like domain-containing protein, with translation MATEEAGKLGAPGRGGTDEARHDRAGGRAGRADGGSGPEHDDLLEVALTPAEVLAALARLDVEAALAYEAAAGLADDDETVRQLRRFGRDHRRHAEVLARLIGEREAEREPAQPVLPGLARVAAGLGPGSLTLALLANEQLTNLAYEDVLAYAWDEAVERLLMELRADEERHLRWLSERHGLSATPAPADQGT, from the coding sequence ATGGCGACGGAGGAGGCTGGGAAGCTCGGCGCGCCGGGACGCGGGGGCACCGACGAGGCGCGCCACGACCGTGCCGGGGGCCGCGCTGGGCGCGCGGACGGCGGATCCGGACCGGAACACGACGACCTCCTCGAGGTGGCGCTCACGCCCGCGGAGGTGCTCGCGGCGCTCGCGAGGCTCGACGTGGAGGCGGCGCTGGCCTACGAGGCCGCCGCCGGGCTGGCAGACGACGACGAGACCGTCCGGCAGCTGCGCAGGTTCGGACGGGACCACCGCCGCCACGCGGAGGTGCTCGCCCGCCTGATCGGCGAGCGGGAGGCCGAGCGCGAGCCGGCGCAGCCGGTGCTCCCCGGGCTCGCGCGCGTGGCGGCGGGGCTCGGGCCGGGGTCCCTGACCCTCGCGCTGCTCGCGAACGAGCAGCTCACGAACCTCGCCTACGAGGACGTGCTCGCGTACGCGTGGGACGAGGCCGTGGAGCGCCTGCTCATGGAGCTCCGCGCCGACGAGGAGCGCCACCTGCGCTGGCTGTCCGAGCGGCACGGTCTCTCGGCGACGCCCGCGCCCGCCGATCAGGGGACCTGA
- the vorB gene encoding 3-methyl-2-oxobutanoate dehydrogenase subunit VorB, protein MAHVDVAERPVLHDECCKGCRRCLEACAHGCLAPGDEIHPLSGLVPVVLSLDACNGCGLCVEACPEPYGLEMAPAGGPAAPGRRSPPPERARDVPDERFPLPRGRPLVVKGTHASAIGALLAGCRHFYGYPITPSTEGAELMAKLLPALGGSFLQAPSEVATVNMMYGAGGAGRRTMTYTSSPGFSLMLEGVSYLVGAELPAVFVNVMRAGPGLGNIAPEQSDLKLACRGLGHGTTHAIVLAPATPQEMLDFTMLAFELAFSYRNPVIVAADAHLGQMTGRVDLPAALVKPGLPGWAVCGDAAHRANVHASICLCEHDQEAHVLHLLDKYARMTEAEQRAELLRCEDAETLVVACGTPARMAAGAVSALRAEGVAVGLFRPQTVWPFPLKPLLPLLERARRIVVVEASEGQLEDELRLALAHAGAGAGVAIAHVRRHGGVLPSQREIAEAVRAAARQVTA, encoded by the coding sequence GTGGCCCACGTCGACGTCGCCGAGAGGCCGGTCCTCCACGACGAGTGCTGCAAGGGCTGCCGGCGCTGCCTGGAGGCCTGTGCGCACGGCTGTCTCGCGCCCGGCGACGAGATCCACCCGCTGAGCGGCCTCGTCCCGGTGGTGCTGAGCCTCGACGCCTGCAACGGCTGCGGGCTGTGCGTCGAGGCGTGCCCCGAGCCGTACGGGCTGGAGATGGCGCCAGCCGGGGGCCCGGCGGCTCCGGGCCGGCGTTCACCCCCGCCCGAACGGGCGAGGGACGTCCCCGACGAGCGGTTTCCGCTGCCGCGCGGACGTCCGCTGGTGGTGAAGGGCACCCACGCCTCCGCCATCGGCGCGCTCCTCGCGGGCTGCCGCCACTTCTACGGCTACCCGATCACGCCGTCCACGGAGGGGGCGGAGCTCATGGCGAAGCTGCTCCCCGCCCTGGGCGGGAGCTTCCTGCAGGCGCCGAGCGAGGTCGCGACGGTGAACATGATGTACGGCGCGGGCGGGGCCGGCCGGCGCACGATGACGTACACGTCGTCGCCCGGCTTCAGCCTGATGCTCGAGGGCGTCTCGTACCTCGTCGGCGCCGAGCTCCCCGCCGTGTTCGTGAACGTGATGCGCGCGGGCCCCGGCCTCGGGAACATCGCGCCGGAGCAGTCGGACCTGAAGCTCGCCTGCCGCGGCCTCGGCCACGGCACCACCCACGCCATCGTCCTCGCGCCCGCGACGCCGCAGGAGATGCTCGACTTCACGATGCTCGCGTTCGAGCTCGCCTTCAGCTACCGCAACCCGGTGATCGTGGCCGCCGACGCGCACCTCGGCCAGATGACCGGCAGGGTCGACCTCCCCGCCGCGCTCGTGAAGCCCGGGCTGCCTGGCTGGGCGGTCTGCGGCGACGCCGCGCACCGCGCGAACGTCCATGCGTCGATCTGCCTGTGCGAGCACGACCAGGAGGCGCACGTCCTTCACCTGCTCGACAAGTACGCCCGCATGACCGAGGCCGAGCAGCGCGCGGAGCTGCTCCGCTGCGAGGACGCCGAGACCCTGGTCGTCGCCTGCGGCACGCCCGCGCGCATGGCGGCGGGCGCGGTGAGCGCGCTCCGCGCCGAGGGGGTGGCGGTGGGCCTCTTCCGACCGCAGACGGTCTGGCCCTTCCCGCTGAAGCCGCTCCTCCCGCTCCTCGAGCGGGCCCGCCGGATCGTGGTGGTGGAGGCGAGCGAGGGACAGCTCGAGGACGAGCTGCGCCTCGCGCTCGCGCACGCCGGCGCCGGGGCCGGCGTCGCCATCGCGCACGTGCGACGGCACGGCGGCGTGCTCCCCTCCCAGCGCGAGATCGCCGAGGCGGTACGGGCCGCGGCAAGGCAGGTGACGGCGTGA